One Planctomicrobium piriforme genomic window, CCGCAGGCTGGTTCGAAAAACCGGAAGGCAACGCCTGGGAAAGCCCCTGGAAATTCCACCCTGACTGGAAAACCCGCTGGAGCTGCCCAGTCCTGGTCCGCGACCTCAACGCCGACGGCAAGAACGACATCATCATCGGCAACCCGCACGACTACGGGCTCTTCGTCTGGCTGGCCCAAGAGCCCAGCGCCGACGGCAAGCTGCAGTTCAAGGAAGAGACGATCGATAAGTCTTACTCGCAGCTGCACTGTCTGCACTTCGCCGATCTGAACGGCGACGGCCGCGATGAACTGATCACAGGCAAACGAGTCCGTGCCCACAACCAGAACGACCCCGGCGCCGCCGAGCCCCCGATCATCTGCTACTACGAAATCGACCCCGCCGGCAAATTTACAAAGCACATCATCAATGAAGGTCAGGTCGGCATCGGCCTGCAGATCCGCACCGCCGATATCGACGGCGATGGCGATATCGACATCGTTGTCCCCGGCAAAGAGGGCACGCAGATTCTGTTTAACCAGATGAAGCCCTAGGACATCCGTCTCAGGAAAAATTAGTTTCCAGAAGCATCATCCGCCCCCTGCACTGGGATTTCCCCCGATTGCACAGGGCCGGACGGGCACTAGAATCTCCATCAGCATCCCCTGATGGTTACCTGCCATATTCACCCAATGAAGTGCAGGTGAGACCATCATTCTCATACGCTTCCAGGAGTTTGGGCCATGACTCTACGACGCTTGCGCTCAGCGTCCGTCAACTTCTTCAAGGCTCTGGATGGCGAACGGCGGTTTCGCCGCCCAACTCGTCGACCAAATCGACAGGCCGCCTCAGGCCGCTTCTCCAGCGAAATTCTGGAACAGCGCACACTCCTGGCCGCAGTCCTCGATGCAGGTGCCACGCTCACCATCGAACTGGCCGCGAACGAACAGCTCTCCATCGTTTCCCAGGGAACGAGCTACGCCTTCTCTTCCAACTCACAGAACTTTGTGAACTCCGGCGTCGCTGACGCAGCAGACTTCACCGGCTTCGGCATAAACGCCCTCACGCTGACGGACCTCGCACAATACAGCACGATCCAGATTATCGACGCCGGCGGGGGGACGTCTGTTGTCTTCAATGACAGCGGCGCAAATACCTACTCCGATGCCTTCAACATCACGCTCAACAATGGTGCTGCCGCGACCGGCTTGAAGTTCAACGGCACGTCCGCCTTTGGCGACTCTCCGCTGACGGCCAGCATCGACACTGGCATCCAGTTCACCGCCGGATCACTCGTTTCGACAGCCAATGGCGGTCTAGCCTTCACCGCGAATGCCGCCAGAACGTCGCCAGGCATCTCCCAAGGCATCAGTCTTGTCTCTGCCCAGTTGCTGACAACCGGAACCGGCGGCATTGTTCTCAACGGTTCAGCGACTCAGGCTGGCCCAGCTCTGGGAAGCCGCACCGGCGTGAGCATTACCAACGGCGACATCCGCTCCACGCAGAATTCCCCTGGTGCCGGAGCGATTACGATCACCGGTCACGGCGGCGGCAGCCAGACTGCGGATTACTCGGCAGGCGTCCGGTTGTCATCGTTCTCATCCATTTCGAGCATCTACGGCAACATCAGCCTTAACGGGCAAGGTGGAACCTCTGGGTCGGGCAGCGCCGGAGTTCAAATCACGGGCGGCAGCCTGGTCGGATCGACAGGACTTGAGACAGCAACGGCGGCAAGCGTCACGATCGTGGGAACGGCCAACTCAGCAGGTGCGGAAGCCATCGGGATTCAGGTGGCAGGGAAATCCCGCGTGAGCACTGTGGGCGGAGCGATGACATTCACCGGTCGGGGTGGAAATGCGGTTGGAAATAGTCCCGGCATCGATGTCTCTCAACTGAGCCAATTGATGCTCGGGAGCGGAGCGATGCTGTTGGACGGTTCTGCTGGAGGAGGGGGCGGATCCGGAGTGCGTCTCGGAGGTGATCGCGGCATTGGGATTGGCATTGGGATTGTTGCCAACGGGAACGCGAACATGGAGCTTCGCGGTAAGGGAACGAATGGAGGGCCAGATCTGCAAATCCTCCCTGGGACATTCATTGGTGGAGCGTCAGCTTCTGGCCAGTTGGCACTCACTGCCAAAACGATCGAGATGACCGGGGGCGTTAACATCGATCCAAGCCTTTCGTCATCAGGAAAGCTCATTATTCGTCCCCGAACGATCGACGCAAGTATCGGACTCGGGGACGGCTCAGTCGGCGAATTGAATCTGTCCACGACCGAACTCGGCTATTTCCGTGACGGGTTCTCTGCAATCACCATCGGGAGAACCTACGACGGAACCGGAGCGATCGACGTCAAGAATGCTCCTTTCAAAGACGATGTCTATCTCTTTGGGGGGACAATCAATCTCGATGGTTTGAATGCCGGTCCGAACATCGCAACGGTAGTTTCCCGTAGTGGCTCCGTGACATCAACGGCGGGCAATCCTGTCGGTTTGAATGATGTCACCGGTCCATTACTCGTCACCGTGGGAGACGTCGCACCCGGCGGCAATGTACCCGGCAAAATGGTGCTGAATGCCGGACTCTTTTTCCAGGCCAGCAGCTCACTGACGTTGAACTTCAACGGCACCACGCCTGGCACAGGTTACGACCAGATCGCGATCATCAATCCCGCGTCAGCAGTGACGATCAGCGGCGGGACGAACCTGTACATCAACTCCACGTTCACTCCCGAAATCGGTCAGCGTTTCCGAATCATCGACCTCGTCGATCCCCAGTCGTTCTGCAACACCCCGTTCGCAGGCTGGCCGGAAGGGGGCTCGCAGACGATCAACGGCGTGACCTACAAGATCACCTACCATGGCGGCACCGGAAACGATGTCGTGCTGCTGGTCACTAACATTTCCATTGCGTCCATTAACGACCTGGGGCCGACGCTTACCGTGCCGGTGCAGTTCTCGCCCACGCCGATCGCTCCAAATGCGACGGTGAGCGGAACCGCCAACTTTGCCAACAGCAGACTCGAAGTCTGGGTCACAAACGGCATTTACTCGGACTGGCTCTCCGGCGGAGCGGCAGGCTGGGGAACCTTCTACATCAATGGTGTGGCGAAGGGGACAATAAACGACGCTGAAGGCAGCGACCATTTATTTGCACAGTTCAATGCAGCCGCCACGAAAGAGGATGTCGAGTTCGTACTCCGGTCCATTACATACGCCAATGGCGATCAGAATCCACTGCAGCTGAACAAACAGATCGCATATCGGCTGACCACCGCGGACGAAGTTTCCAGTCCCATCGCCTACAAGCAGGTGCAGATCACAGATACGCCTCGCTTGTACACAGACGGGAATATTCCCAGCAACTACTTCGCGGGTGGATCGCCCGTGACCGTCTCTTACGGGCTCCGGCTGATGGACGGCGGCGCGAATTTCGCGAATAGCCAGTTGCGAGTGCAGTTGCCCGATGGAGCCTCGACCGAGCGTCTCGGCTTCTTCGAAAACAACATCCTGAAGTTGAACGGAAATCAGATTTTCCACAATGATGTTTGGGTCGGCACGTTCTCCGGTGGTCAGGGACAAGATCCACTGCTTGTCGATTTCAATGCCAATGCAAATCAGGACGCCGTCATCCTCACGATGTGGTGGGTCACGTTCTCCGACTCTCAAGCATCCCCGCCGATCGCGTTGCGGAATGTGAATTTTCAATTCATCGACGGTCACGGCCTGGCGAGTGATGTCGTCACGGGGTCGGTTCAGATCCGGGGCAACCTCTCTCTCGGTAATGGCGGCCCGAACGTGAACTACACCGTCGGCGGAGCTCCTGTGCTGGTCACTCCAGATGCGACGGTCGCCGGTAGCGACATCTACTTCGCCAACAGCCGGCTGTTCCTCAATTCCTCGAACTCCGGCGCAGGCAACGACCGCTTTACGATTCTGACCGGCGGTGATGTCAGCGTGACGGGCACTGAAATCCGGTACCTCGGAGTCCTCGTCGCCAACATGTCCGGCGGGCAGGCATACCAGGGGCTGACGGTGCAGTTCAACGGCGACGCGACCCCGGCCGCCGTGCAGGCGGTCCTCCGTCAGGCAGCGTTCTACAACTCCTCGCCCAATGCCAACACGACCTTCGACCGCAAGATCAACGTCTACTTGCGAGATTCCGTCAACACCTTCATGCCGCCGCTGAGCAAACTTGTGGATGTGAACTGAGAAGGCGGGGTGACAACTCGGGCCCCAGAAAGAAGCCTGTCGATTTTCAGACAATCGTCAGGTATCCTTGAAGGCGATAAAGGGACTTTTCATTCCCGCATCGCGTTCAGAGTGGATACCTCGCGCATTGGCTGATCTCGAAACAGGATTGCCGGCCTCCGGAACTGCGAAGCCAGCGGCCTACGTCATTGCCGGCCCAAACGGCGCTGGGAAAACCACGTTCGCCACAACTTTTCTACCACACTTCGCCGATTGCCAGGAGTTCCTCAACGCCGATCTGATCGCGGCTGGCCTATCTCCATTTGCTCCTGAAGGTCAGGCCATCCGCGCTGGCCGCTTGCAACTTGAACGCATCAACGAATTGATTGCCGCCAGGCAGTCGTTTGCTTTCGAAACGACCTTATCCGGCCGCAGCTATCAGCACCTGTTTTCCCGACTCAATGCACAGGGATACGAGGTCGCCATCTTTTTTCTTTGGCTTCCGGAAGTCGAAATTGCAGTTGATCGGGTCGCAAATCGCGTCAGTCAGGGCGGGCATCGAATCCCTGAAGACGTCATTCGTCGCCGATACCATCTCGGCATCCGAAATGCGTTCGAAATCTACTTTCCACTCGTCACGAACTGGCGATTATTTGATGGGTCGCATTCACCTCCATGGCCGATTGCCACAAATAAGTTACACAAACTGACAATCCATGATGCCGCACTCTTCGAAAGAATCAGCAAGCAAGTCCGCGAATCCGAAACCGTCGATGGAGAACGTGCTTGAACTCGCCGTTCAGGCGTTCGACATCTCGACGCGGAATGCCATCGAACTCTCCCGACGAACCGGCACGCCGGTCATCATCTGGGAAGATGGCCAGACCAAAGCCATCACCCCTGATGAAGCCGAGCAACGCCTCAACGCCGCCATCGAGAAACGACGGCTCGCACAGTCAAAATTGGCTGACGAATCATGACCAGTGCCGATGACAACCCCGATGCCGCCGCTCCTTCGCTCCGACCAATGACGCTGCCGGCGTTGTTCTTTACCAGTGTGGCCTCGAGTGGACTGACAGGCGGATTGACGAACGCCATCAACGGCCAAGTCAGCCCGACTTACTTCATCAGGGTACTGGGCTGGGACAATGTGGAAAACGTCTGGCGGGCAGTGATCGCACAAGGAGTTTTCGAAGGGCTGCTCTTCGGAGCCTTCTACTCAGTCATCTTTGTAACCTGTGTTGGGATTCTGACAGGAGTGCGGTGCGGCTACACATTCGCTGTCCGTCACCTGCTGAAGGCGTTCGTCTTTGCACTCATCTGCTGGTGCCTCGGCGGACTGGCAGCCATCGGGCTCGCGTCATTGAGTCCCGAATTCTATCGGCATGCATTTAACGGCGTCCCTGATTCGACTTCCGGGATGCTCGCTTATGCCTGGGTGGGAGGATCGATCTGGGGGCTTGAGCTGGGGGGACTTTTGAGTCTGCCGATTGTCCTCGTCTCCCTGCGGGCAGACTGGAAGCAGCAGTCAAGCAAGTGCGATTAACAACACTTCGTGCGCCCTTGCGATCTCCCCCGCTCCGGCTATTGTGACGGAACTGGTGACGCGAGTCTCCGGATTTCTGTTCCCCTACCTGGCCGACCTACGATGATCAAAGCTCACGGCTACGCCGCTCACAGTGCAGACTCGGAACTCAAACCGTTCGCGTTCGAACGCCGCAATCCCGGCCCGCGCGACGTGCAGATTGAAATCCTCTACTGCGGCATCTGCCATTCCGACCTGCATCAGGCGCGCAACGACTGGCAGAACTCCATCTACCCGATGGTCCCCGGCCACGAGATCGTCGGCAAGGTGGTCGCCGTCGGCAAAGAGGTGAAGAAATTCAAAGTTGGCGACCTGGCCGGCGTCGGCTGCATGGTCGACTCCTGTCGCAAGTGCGAAAGCTGTCAGGCCGACCTGGAGCAGTACTGCGAAAAGAATCCGACCTGGACCTACAACTCGACCGTCCGCGGTGGTAAGGACATCAACTTCGGCGGTTACTCCGACCAGATCGTCGTCGACAAGCACTTCGTCGTGAAGATCCCCAAGAACCTCGACCTCAAGGCGGTTCCTCCCCTGCTCTGCGCTGGCATCACCACCTATTCCCCGCTGAAGCACTGGAACGTCAGCAAAGGCCAGAAGGTCGGCATCATCGGCTTGGGGGGCCTCGGCCACATGGGCGTCAAGCTGGCCAAAGCCTTCGGCGCACATGTGGTGATGATCACCACATCGCCTGAGAAAGGGAAAGACGCTCTCAAGCTGGGAGCCGACGAGGTGCTGATCTCCAAAGATCCAGCTGACATGCAGAAACATCTCGGCTCGTTCCACTTCCTGCTCAACACCATCCCGAATGCACACGACCTCAACCCCTACGTCGCCCTGCTGAAGCGGGACGGAGCGATGGTCATCGTGGGCGCGTTGATGGCCCTCGAACCCCCGCTCTACGGCAGCGGCCTGATCGGCGCTCGCAGAACGGTCGCAGGCTCATCCATCGGCGGCATCGCCGAGACGCAGGAAATGCTCGACTTCTGCGGTGAGCACGACATCGTCAGCGATGTCGAACTCATCGCGATTCAGGACGTCAACCAGGCCTACGAACGGCTCATCAAGAACGATGTCAAATACCGCTTCGTCATCGACCTCGCCTCACTGAAAAGCTGAGGGAGGAGATTGAACCACGGAAATCACGGATCAAGAAGAGATTTTTGAAACGCAGAGAACGCCGAGTTCGCAGAGAAAATTCGGGGAGAGAGGTCTGTCATCGTCGAGAGAATGAGGGACACTGAAATGACTTGGTAATCCCTCTGCGCTCTCCGCGGCCTCTGCGTTTCAAAATCTCTTTCCCGGAGATCAGGGGCCGCCGACCTGCGACTGCGACCGGAAATTTCGGCCGCGATTGATCAGGCTCTGTTCTTCATCGATCGGCACCACCCGGGGCTGCAGGGTGTAGCTGAAATCGTGGCGGTCGGTCACCCGAAACGGCAGAAAGTGGTTCGAGAAGAAGTCGATCGGGATGTACTGGTAGAACGGACGCCGCACCGGTTGCTGCACGGTGAGCGTTTCGTACCCGGGATACGACAGCGTGAATTCGCGCGTCCCGTAATAGGTGAAGTCCATCGAAACCGGGGTCACGCCGATTCGCTTCCCGTCCACTTCCACCAGCGCCCCAGGCGGGTCTGAACGCACGGTCATCCGGCGACTCACGCAACCGGTCAAACCGGATAGCACGAGGCACAGCACCAGCAGCCAGACTGGACGCAACAACGAGGACATCAGGGAGGAATGAGCGGAAGGGGAATGGTTGCCGAGGAAAGATGGGATCTGCGGAGGCGGGCGAAGTGTAAAAACAGACCCAAAAACCTCCAAGACCGGTTTCCAACGCCCCTTAAATCATCGCCTCACAAAGGGTTGAGAGAATCCCCACCCATTCAAGCCACCGTTGATCTCCCCCCCCTCGAGGCAAGTCAGCCTACTTCTTCTCGTCCGGCTTCTTCTCTTCAACCTTGGGCTCGGCCGGTTTCGCATCGGCCGGCTTGGCCTCCTCTGGCTTCTTTTCCTCTGGTTTCTTTTCTTCCGGCTTGGCGTCAGCAGGCTTCGCGTCCGCCGGTTTTTTCTCTTCCGGCTTCTTTTCTTCAGGCTTTTTCTCGTCCGGTTTCTTTTCAGCAGGCTTGGCGTCCGGCTTTTTCTCTTCTGGCTTCGGCTCTTCCTTCGGCGGCGGAACAAACGGCTTCGCCTCGCCGTAAACAGCCAGCTTCGGCAACGCGGCCTTCAGGTCATTGATGCCGGCTTCCGTCACCGCGGTCTGCCACACATACACCTGCTTGAGGTTCTTCAGCCCCTTCAGGTGCTGCAGGCCGGCGTCGGTGACCTTCGTGCCGTAGAGATTGAGATAGGCCAGCTTGTCGCATTTGGCGACGTACACCAGCCCCTCGTCGCCTATGGCGGTTCGCTCCAGATGCAGCTTTTCGAGCTGTTTGAGCCCTTCCAGCTGCGCCAGGCCCTGATCGGTGATCTTGGTTCCCGCCAGATTCAGCCAGGCGATCTGCGGCAGTTTCGTCAGCGGTGCGAGCGTGGCATCCACCACTTCCGCACTCGCCAGATTCAGCGTGACATCCAGCCGCGCATCGTTTTGAGCGAGCGGCATGACGTTCCCGCCCACCTTGCGGAGCG contains:
- a CDS encoding beta strand repeat-containing protein; its protein translation is MTLRRLRSASVNFFKALDGERRFRRPTRRPNRQAASGRFSSEILEQRTLLAAVLDAGATLTIELAANEQLSIVSQGTSYAFSSNSQNFVNSGVADAADFTGFGINALTLTDLAQYSTIQIIDAGGGTSVVFNDSGANTYSDAFNITLNNGAAATGLKFNGTSAFGDSPLTASIDTGIQFTAGSLVSTANGGLAFTANAARTSPGISQGISLVSAQLLTTGTGGIVLNGSATQAGPALGSRTGVSITNGDIRSTQNSPGAGAITITGHGGGSQTADYSAGVRLSSFSSISSIYGNISLNGQGGTSGSGSAGVQITGGSLVGSTGLETATAASVTIVGTANSAGAEAIGIQVAGKSRVSTVGGAMTFTGRGGNAVGNSPGIDVSQLSQLMLGSGAMLLDGSAGGGGGSGVRLGGDRGIGIGIGIVANGNANMELRGKGTNGGPDLQILPGTFIGGASASGQLALTAKTIEMTGGVNIDPSLSSSGKLIIRPRTIDASIGLGDGSVGELNLSTTELGYFRDGFSAITIGRTYDGTGAIDVKNAPFKDDVYLFGGTINLDGLNAGPNIATVVSRSGSVTSTAGNPVGLNDVTGPLLVTVGDVAPGGNVPGKMVLNAGLFFQASSSLTLNFNGTTPGTGYDQIAIINPASAVTISGGTNLYINSTFTPEIGQRFRIIDLVDPQSFCNTPFAGWPEGGSQTINGVTYKITYHGGTGNDVVLLVTNISIASINDLGPTLTVPVQFSPTPIAPNATVSGTANFANSRLEVWVTNGIYSDWLSGGAAGWGTFYINGVAKGTINDAEGSDHLFAQFNAAATKEDVEFVLRSITYANGDQNPLQLNKQIAYRLTTADEVSSPIAYKQVQITDTPRLYTDGNIPSNYFAGGSPVTVSYGLRLMDGGANFANSQLRVQLPDGASTERLGFFENNILKLNGNQIFHNDVWVGTFSGGQGQDPLLVDFNANANQDAVILTMWWVTFSDSQASPPIALRNVNFQFIDGHGLASDVVTGSVQIRGNLSLGNGGPNVNYTVGGAPVLVTPDATVAGSDIYFANSRLFLNSSNSGAGNDRFTILTGGDVSVTGTEIRYLGVLVANMSGGQAYQGLTVQFNGDATPAAVQAVLRQAAFYNSSPNANTTFDRKINVYLRDSVNTFMPPLSKLVDVN
- a CDS encoding zeta toxin family protein, producing the protein MADLETGLPASGTAKPAAYVIAGPNGAGKTTFATTFLPHFADCQEFLNADLIAAGLSPFAPEGQAIRAGRLQLERINELIAARQSFAFETTLSGRSYQHLFSRLNAQGYEVAIFFLWLPEVEIAVDRVANRVSQGGHRIPEDVIRRRYHLGIRNAFEIYFPLVTNWRLFDGSHSPPWPIATNKLHKLTIHDAALFERISKQVRESETVDGERA
- a CDS encoding NAD(P)-dependent alcohol dehydrogenase, which produces MIKAHGYAAHSADSELKPFAFERRNPGPRDVQIEILYCGICHSDLHQARNDWQNSIYPMVPGHEIVGKVVAVGKEVKKFKVGDLAGVGCMVDSCRKCESCQADLEQYCEKNPTWTYNSTVRGGKDINFGGYSDQIVVDKHFVVKIPKNLDLKAVPPLLCAGITTYSPLKHWNVSKGQKVGIIGLGGLGHMGVKLAKAFGAHVVMITTSPEKGKDALKLGADEVLISKDPADMQKHLGSFHFLLNTIPNAHDLNPYVALLKRDGAMVIVGALMALEPPLYGSGLIGARRTVAGSSIGGIAETQEMLDFCGEHDIVSDVELIAIQDVNQAYERLIKNDVKYRFVIDLASLKS
- a CDS encoding PEGA domain-containing protein; translated protein: MTVRSDPPGALVEVDGKRIGVTPVSMDFTYYGTREFTLSYPGYETLTVQQPVRRPFYQYIPIDFFSNHFLPFRVTDRHDFSYTLQPRVVPIDEEQSLINRGRNFRSQSQVGGP
- a CDS encoding leucine-rich repeat domain-containing protein, with translation MPRFVRETGLCLLSVTVFACAAELLAAADPKPPNPAAVEALRKVGGNVMPLAQNDARLDVTLNLASAEVVDATLAPLTKLPQIAWLNLAGTKITDQGLAQLEGLKQLEKLHLERTAIGDEGLVYVAKCDKLAYLNLYGTKVTDAGLQHLKGLKNLKQVYVWQTAVTEAGINDLKAALPKLAVYGEAKPFVPPPKEEPKPEEKKPDAKPAEKKPDEKKPEEKKPEEKKPADAKPADAKPEEKKPEEKKPEEAKPADAKPAEPKVEEKKPDEKK